A single window of Undibacterium sp. 5I1 DNA harbors:
- a CDS encoding glycoside hydrolase family 44 protein: protein MAYYTPGAGLTNFHDQSLTLNTYSLLQLPAAGKLPKDIINLYPPAICKGSGLWQNTAGPSNIDTARWLDIVNDKPTTTGALSTSPSLADNVVYIDEELNFLIQQYGNAANSRGIKGYELDNEPDLWHHWADVNNGSGTHYNLYPNLTTVGDIFQRNIALATTVKRMDATAQTYGPALSGYLGLFSLWAVWDGVQSHQPADWANYNVEPFATNNTGDRYRYNGMTLANAYLSGMKQASQAANQRLLDVFSFHYYPQASYTPIDRVQAARSLWDANYVEPTWITQTGNGFTDGRGLQIVPKLKQAIADFYPDTKLAITEYDFGGRDDISGAIAQADALGIFGKQGLYLATYFGDAEGFIASGFKIFRNYDGNKSVFPEISVQAISSNNANGAVYAAVSAADPNTLHIIAINRLATSLSTSFQITNPTSFKTAQVWGVSGTNTAITARTGVSNIASNKFSYRLPASSVMHFVLTP from the coding sequence TTGGCCTACTACACTCCCGGCGCCGGATTGACTAATTTCCATGATCAATCGCTGACATTAAATACCTATTCTCTTTTACAGTTGCCAGCAGCTGGCAAACTACCCAAAGACATTATCAATTTGTATCCACCTGCGATTTGTAAAGGATCTGGTTTATGGCAAAACACCGCCGGGCCTTCAAATATCGATACCGCGCGCTGGTTAGATATCGTCAACGACAAACCGACGACGACCGGCGCTTTATCTACATCGCCCAGTCTTGCAGATAATGTTGTTTATATCGACGAAGAATTGAATTTTTTAATCCAGCAATATGGCAATGCGGCGAATAGTCGCGGCATCAAAGGCTATGAGTTGGATAATGAGCCAGACCTCTGGCACCACTGGGCCGATGTCAATAATGGTAGCGGTACGCACTACAATCTGTATCCCAATTTGACGACGGTTGGCGATATTTTTCAACGAAACATTGCACTTGCCACGACGGTTAAACGTATGGATGCAACAGCACAAACCTATGGCCCGGCGCTTAGTGGTTATTTAGGATTATTCAGCTTATGGGCAGTGTGGGACGGGGTGCAATCACATCAGCCAGCCGATTGGGCCAACTACAACGTAGAACCATTTGCGACCAACAATACGGGCGATCGTTATCGCTACAACGGCATGACCTTAGCAAATGCCTACCTGTCCGGCATGAAGCAGGCATCGCAGGCAGCTAATCAACGATTGCTGGATGTTTTCTCTTTTCACTACTACCCACAAGCCTCGTATACCCCGATAGACCGGGTACAAGCAGCGCGTAGTTTGTGGGATGCTAATTATGTAGAGCCAACCTGGATCACTCAGACCGGTAACGGTTTTACCGATGGACGTGGTTTGCAAATCGTACCCAAACTTAAACAAGCAATTGCTGATTTTTATCCCGATACTAAATTGGCGATTACAGAATATGATTTTGGTGGACGGGACGATATTAGCGGCGCGATTGCACAAGCAGATGCACTTGGCATATTTGGTAAACAAGGCTTATATCTGGCGACTTATTTTGGTGATGCGGAAGGATTTATTGCATCGGGTTTTAAAATTTTCCGTAATTACGACGGCAATAAATCGGTTTTCCCAGAAATCTCAGTACAGGCAATTTCTAGTAATAACGCCAATGGCGCAGTATATGCAGCGGTCAGCGCAGCAGACCCAAATACTTTACACATTATCGCCATCAATCGTTTGGCGACGAGCTTAAGTACCAGTTTTCAGATTACTAATCCGACGAGTTTCAAGACGGCACAAGTTTGGGGTGTCAGTGGCACCAACACCGCCATCACCGCCCGGACCGGTGTTAGTAACATCGCTTCAAATAAATTCAGCTATCGTTTGCCTGCCAGCTCGGTGATGCATTTTGTATTGACGCCTTGA
- a CDS encoding tetratricopeptide repeat protein, producing MTRFKKGILFLVGLVSFTTAVGDDVTDQLQTAFKGDALADISTLTQYAKKGDPQAQTRLGVIYFQGKGVEQNYQQASYWFAQAAARGHAGAQTNLGLMYSNALGVPQNQQTAAYWYQKAAVQGYTAAYLNLGILYSENDDADDGVKQDLSKALASYKKAAYQGNPHAQYRLGAMYANGTGVLHDDKRAVYWYAKAAQQGLASARFNLGLKYLNGEGVSQDTLEGYKLMLLASIDFGKKEMDSRDLVSEGSTRELIDDTQRLSEMWPVNMDVVFDAPSEEALVASNSSD from the coding sequence ATGACACGGTTCAAAAAAGGAATCTTATTTCTCGTGGGCTTGGTGTCATTCACCACAGCCGTTGGTGACGATGTCACAGATCAGCTACAGACGGCGTTCAAGGGGGATGCTCTGGCTGACATCAGCACATTGACGCAATATGCCAAAAAAGGTGATCCGCAGGCGCAGACCAGGCTTGGTGTTATCTACTTCCAGGGCAAAGGCGTAGAGCAAAACTATCAGCAGGCTTCTTACTGGTTTGCACAGGCGGCGGCGCGTGGTCATGCGGGTGCGCAGACCAATTTGGGTTTGATGTATAGCAATGCTTTGGGTGTGCCCCAGAATCAACAAACCGCGGCGTACTGGTATCAAAAAGCCGCAGTGCAAGGCTACACGGCTGCCTACCTGAATCTTGGAATTTTATATTCTGAAAATGATGATGCTGACGACGGCGTCAAACAGGATTTAAGCAAAGCGCTGGCATCTTATAAAAAAGCCGCTTACCAAGGCAACCCGCATGCGCAGTACCGCTTAGGTGCCATGTATGCCAACGGCACAGGCGTGTTACATGATGACAAGCGCGCAGTATATTGGTACGCCAAAGCAGCACAGCAAGGCTTGGCAAGTGCAAGATTTAATTTGGGTTTGAAATATCTAAACGGTGAGGGCGTTTCTCAAGACACGCTGGAAGGATACAAATTAATGTTGCTTGCCAGTATCGATTTCGGTAAAAAAGAAATGGATAGTCGCGATCTTGTCAGTGAGGGATCAACTCGGGAATTGATTGATGACACCCAACGTCTGTCAGAAATGTGGCCTGTGAATATGGATGTTGTATTTGATGCGCCATCAGAAGAGGCTTTAGTCGCCTCCAATTCAAGCGACTGA
- a CDS encoding GGDEF domain-containing protein — translation MLKAHEALLINTVSLIAMLFALYGQMELINLSSIAITIILINLFSTIFSYRTNLQHKELNQQAERDFLTGVGNRRALDRRLAKLADPKNMQPESCLLLFDLDHFKNVNDQFGHIVGDQVLVRLCELICTRIRTTDSVFRYGGEEFVVIAVGANLQAASKLAEELRALIQNAPLLINFPITVSIGVAKITPAETGSSWFQRADAMLYEAKQAGRNTVRVASD, via the coding sequence ATGCTGAAAGCTCACGAGGCCTTGCTGATCAATACAGTGTCTCTGATTGCTATGTTGTTTGCTTTATACGGTCAGATGGAGCTGATTAATTTGTCTAGCATCGCCATCACGATTATCCTCATTAATTTGTTCTCGACGATTTTTTCGTACCGCACTAATCTCCAGCATAAAGAATTAAATCAGCAGGCTGAACGCGATTTTTTGACTGGTGTCGGTAATCGCCGTGCACTTGATCGCCGTTTAGCGAAATTGGCTGATCCTAAAAATATGCAGCCGGAATCTTGTCTACTTTTATTTGATTTAGATCATTTTAAGAACGTGAATGATCAGTTTGGCCATATTGTCGGCGATCAGGTTTTGGTTCGATTGTGCGAATTAATTTGCACCAGAATTCGCACGACAGACTCAGTATTTCGCTATGGCGGTGAGGAGTTTGTCGTGATTGCAGTCGGCGCTAATTTACAAGCTGCAAGCAAGCTGGCAGAAGAGTTGAGGGCGCTGATTCAGAATGCGCCTTTACTGATTAATTTTCCGATTACGGTGTCGATTGGTGTTGCAAAAATTACGCCGGCAGAGACCGGATCGTCCTGGTTTCAGCGTGCTGATGCGATGTTATATGAGGCCAAGCAAGCTGGGCGAAATACGGTGCGTGTAGCCTCTGATTAA
- a CDS encoding transporter substrate-binding domain-containing protein, which translates to MSVSKRMRSFFLFSLLMLSTGIAASAILSSAFNVQNIPLLIAETRDENGEIASIRPENQKILDYFERTLGIHFDIKRYPLSRLVENVKAGEGLAFGLSKTSERLSEMRYSIPIFSDFIWVIVRSDSALKFNSVEDLKGKSVGIVRGIRFGDEIDSKRNRLFKVEEDQPQTSSRLKKLLSGRMDVMLFNSRTANPKELETELNNYLRDKNIRMAEQTTFSIKVLSRPFLIDDIHFTNGLQNDGDIINRVNAAILKGRKSGELPALWKPEHEAR; encoded by the coding sequence ATGTCAGTCAGCAAAAGGATGCGTAGCTTCTTTTTATTTTCGTTATTGATGCTATCGACCGGGATTGCGGCGTCGGCGATTTTGTCCAGCGCGTTTAATGTGCAAAATATACCGTTGTTGATTGCTGAAACTCGGGATGAAAACGGTGAGATTGCTTCGATTCGCCCAGAGAATCAAAAAATCCTTGACTATTTTGAGCGTACTTTAGGCATCCACTTTGACATAAAACGCTATCCGCTCTCTCGTCTGGTAGAGAATGTCAAAGCGGGCGAAGGATTGGCGTTTGGCCTGTCCAAAACCTCGGAGCGACTGAGCGAAATGCGTTACTCCATTCCCATCTTCTCCGACTTTATTTGGGTCATTGTGCGCAGTGATTCGGCACTCAAATTCAATTCTGTCGAAGACCTGAAAGGCAAGTCTGTCGGCATCGTCAGAGGAATACGGTTTGGTGACGAGATCGATAGCAAAAGAAATCGCTTGTTCAAAGTAGAAGAAGATCAGCCGCAAACTAGTTCCAGATTAAAAAAGTTATTGTCCGGTCGTATGGATGTGATGCTATTTAATTCCAGAACCGCCAATCCCAAAGAATTGGAAACGGAACTGAACAACTACCTCAGGGATAAAAACATCCGTATGGCTGAGCAGACGACATTCAGCATCAAAGTTTTAAGCAGACCCTTCTTGATTGATGACATCCACTTCACCAATGGATTGCAAAATGATGGCGATATCATTAACAGGGTCAATGCAGCAATTCTCAAGGGACGTAAATCAGGCGAACTGCCTGCGCTGTGGAAGCCAGAACATGAGGCTAGGTAA
- a CDS encoding helix-turn-helix domain-containing protein — protein MRYTHLTQDERYQIYALRLEKKTVSEIAAALHRHKSSIHRELKRNTGGSGWRPLQAKK, from the coding sequence ATGCGCTACACACACCTAACCCAAGACGAACGATACCAAATTTACGCACTGCGGTTAGAAAAAAAGACAGTCAGCGAGATTGCTGCCGCACTCCATCGTCATAAGTCCAGCATCCACAGGGAACTCAAGCGCAATACCGGAGGAAGCGGGTGGCGCCCCTTACAAGCGAAAAAATAG
- a CDS encoding IS30 family transposase — protein MAPLTSEKIADERQKNSRNARRIDDNDWLAVSTYLRMDLSPQQAIERLSLERQEKMKSSHETVYLRIYADRRAGGTLFKHLRGQKPYRKRYGSGQQRRGMLKNRISIDQRPAIVDQKICLGDWEGDTIIGKKQQGIVITRVDRVSRFTLARQHHSKHAQGVAASIEQLLTPHQQHCHTITFDNGREFAGHESIAAHLQAQVYFAHPYHSWERGLNENTNGLLRYYFPKNTNFKEITQAQLQRAVNQLNHRPRKCLGYRTPFEVFYNLDILPLKLTSRCSS, from the coding sequence GTGGCGCCCCTTACAAGCGAAAAAATAGCCGACGAACGACAAAAGAATAGTCGTAACGCACGACGTATTGATGACAACGACTGGCTCGCCGTCTCGACCTACCTGCGCATGGACTTATCGCCGCAGCAAGCAATCGAACGGTTAAGCCTGGAACGGCAGGAAAAAATGAAGAGCAGTCATGAAACCGTCTATCTGCGCATCTACGCTGACCGCAGAGCGGGCGGCACTCTCTTCAAGCATCTGCGGGGTCAGAAGCCCTACCGCAAACGCTACGGTAGTGGTCAACAGCGCCGGGGCATGCTCAAGAACCGTATCAGCATTGACCAACGACCCGCGATCGTGGATCAAAAAATCTGCTTAGGCGACTGGGAGGGCGATACGATCATTGGCAAGAAACAGCAAGGTATCGTCATTACGCGGGTCGATCGTGTCTCTCGTTTTACCTTAGCCCGGCAACATCATAGCAAACACGCGCAAGGAGTTGCTGCCAGCATCGAGCAACTGCTCACGCCACATCAGCAGCACTGCCATACCATCACGTTCGATAATGGCAGGGAGTTTGCAGGGCATGAGTCCATCGCAGCACATCTGCAAGCCCAAGTGTACTTCGCTCATCCGTATCATTCCTGGGAGCGGGGGCTCAACGAGAACACGAACGGCTTATTACGATACTACTTTCCAAAGAACACCAACTTCAAGGAAATCACTCAAGCCCAGTTGCAACGGGCAGTCAATCAACTCAATCATCGCCCTAGGAAATGCCTCGGCTATCGAACGCCGTTTGAGGTTTTTTATAATTTGGATATACTCCCCCTAAAACTTACCTCCCGTTGCTCTTCGTAG
- the lpdA gene encoding dihydrolipoyl dehydrogenase, which produces MSTIEVKVPDIGDFKEVEIIELLVKVGDTIKVDQSLITVESDKASMEIPSTHAGVIKELKIKVGDKVAEGSMLLVLEAAGAAEVAAPVTQAAPATPAAPAAAVSAPVIPTAPSAPTASSIVEVKVPDIGDFKEVEVIELMVKVGDSIKVDQSLITVESDKASMEIPSSHAGVVKEIKIKVGDKVAEGALLLLVEAAGQVSSASASAAAPASVSAPVAAQVASAAAPVVSAVPAPIASSYTGKVDVECDMMVLGAGPGGYSAAFRSADLGMNTVLVERYAALGGVCLNVGCIPSKALLHVAAVIDETASMAVHGVTFAKPVIDIDKLRGYKESVIKKMTTGLSGMAKARKVNVVQGTGQFVSPNHIEVTAADGSKKTVQFKQAIIAAGSSVVNLPFVPADPRIVDSTGALELRQVPKRMLVIGGGIIGLEMATVYSTLGARIDVVEMMDGLMQGADRDMVKVWQKFNEKRFDNIMLKTKTVAVEALPEGIKVSFEAAEAGVAAPASQIYDLVLVAVGRSPNGKKIAADKAGVSVTDRGFINVDKQMRTNVPHIFAIGDLVGQPMLAHKAVHEAHVAAEAASGEKAYFDASVIPSVAYTDPEIAWVGITEDEAKAKGIKLEKGHFPWAASGRAVANGRDEGFTKLLFDAETKRIVGGGIVGTHAGDMIGEIALAIEMGADAVDIGKTIHPHPTLGESIGMAAEVYKGVCTDLPPMRKK; this is translated from the coding sequence ATGAGCACAATTGAGGTCAAAGTACCTGATATCGGTGATTTTAAAGAAGTAGAAATTATCGAATTACTGGTTAAAGTGGGCGATACGATTAAGGTCGATCAATCCCTGATTACGGTCGAATCGGACAAAGCGAGTATGGAGATTCCCTCCACGCACGCCGGTGTCATCAAGGAATTAAAAATCAAAGTGGGCGACAAAGTAGCAGAAGGAAGTATGCTGCTGGTGTTGGAGGCAGCAGGTGCAGCAGAAGTTGCAGCGCCAGTAACCCAAGCCGCTCCTGCCACTCCAGCTGCTCCTGCAGCCGCTGTCAGCGCTCCAGTAATACCAACAGCACCATCAGCACCAACGGCGTCCAGCATCGTAGAAGTTAAAGTCCCAGACATTGGTGATTTTAAAGAAGTAGAAGTCATCGAATTGATGGTCAAAGTGGGTGACAGCATCAAAGTTGATCAATCACTGATCACGGTAGAGTCGGACAAAGCCAGTATGGAAATTCCATCCAGCCACGCTGGCGTGGTCAAAGAAATTAAAATCAAAGTCGGTGACAAAGTTGCCGAAGGTGCTTTGTTATTACTGGTAGAAGCCGCAGGCCAAGTGTCTAGCGCAAGTGCATCTGCGGCCGCGCCAGCATCAGTATCTGCACCAGTTGCTGCACAGGTGGCGTCCGCCGCCGCTCCTGTCGTCTCCGCCGTCCCCGCACCAATCGCATCCAGCTACACCGGTAAAGTGGATGTGGAATGCGACATGATGGTTTTAGGCGCAGGTCCCGGTGGTTATTCAGCCGCTTTCCGTTCTGCTGATCTTGGGATGAATACAGTGCTGGTAGAACGCTATGCAGCCCTTGGCGGTGTTTGCCTGAATGTCGGTTGTATTCCGTCCAAAGCCTTGCTGCACGTCGCCGCTGTGATTGATGAGACCGCCTCGATGGCAGTGCATGGCGTGACTTTTGCCAAACCTGTGATCGACATTGATAAATTGCGTGGCTACAAAGAAAGCGTCATCAAAAAAATGACGACAGGTTTGTCTGGCATGGCTAAAGCCCGCAAAGTCAATGTAGTACAAGGTACAGGTCAATTCGTCAGCCCGAATCATATTGAAGTCACTGCCGCTGATGGATCTAAGAAAACTGTTCAGTTCAAACAAGCCATCATTGCAGCTGGTTCGTCGGTGGTGAACTTACCCTTTGTTCCGGCTGATCCACGTATCGTTGATAGCACCGGCGCTTTGGAATTGCGTCAGGTGCCTAAACGTATGTTGGTAATTGGCGGCGGTATCATCGGCTTAGAAATGGCAACCGTGTATTCCACATTAGGCGCACGTATCGATGTCGTTGAAATGATGGACGGCCTGATGCAAGGCGCAGACCGCGACATGGTAAAGGTCTGGCAAAAGTTCAACGAAAAACGTTTCGACAATATCATGTTGAAAACAAAAACCGTTGCGGTTGAAGCGCTTCCAGAAGGTATCAAAGTCAGCTTTGAAGCAGCAGAGGCCGGCGTGGCTGCACCAGCGTCACAAATTTACGATCTGGTGTTGGTGGCAGTTGGCCGCAGTCCTAACGGTAAAAAAATCGCTGCCGATAAAGCAGGTGTTAGCGTCACCGACCGCGGCTTTATCAACGTGGATAAGCAAATGCGCACTAACGTTCCGCATATTTTTGCGATTGGCGATCTGGTCGGTCAGCCTATGCTGGCACACAAAGCGGTACATGAAGCGCATGTTGCTGCAGAAGCCGCCTCCGGTGAGAAAGCCTATTTTGATGCGAGCGTGATTCCTTCTGTTGCCTACACCGATCCAGAAATCGCCTGGGTCGGTATTACAGAAGACGAAGCTAAAGCTAAAGGCATTAAGCTTGAAAAAGGCCATTTCCCTTGGGCAGCCTCGGGCCGCGCAGTCGCCAATGGACGTGATGAAGGTTTTACCAAATTGTTATTTGATGCAGAAACCAAACGCATTGTAGGTGGCGGTATTGTTGGCACGCATGCAGGCGATATGATCGGCGAAATCGCATTGGCAATTGAAATGGGCGCAGATGCAGTTGATATCGGCAAAACGATACATCCGCATCCGACCTTGGGTGAGTCTATCGGGATGGCTGCCGAAGTCTACAAAGGCGTCTGTACTGATTTGCCGCCTATGCGCAAAAAGTAA